GCGCTCACCGCCCGCCTGGCGGCGGTGACGCCGGCCCAGGTCGACAGGACAATGGCCTCCACCGGCCTGACCTTGGAGCGCCTGGCAGCCCTGTTGTCCCCGGCTGCCGGCCACCGGTTGGAGGAGATGGCGGCCCGTTCCGCCAGCCTCACCCGGCAGCGGTTCGGCCGCACCATCCAGCTCTACGCCCCGGTCTATCTCTCCAACTATTGCGCCAACCGCTGCCTCTACTGCGGCTTTTCCGCGGACCACGCCATTGCCCGCCGCTCCTTGAGCCTGGACGAGGCAGAGGCGGAGGCCGAGATCTTGCGGGGCCGGGGCTTCGCCCATCTGCTCCTGGTAGCGGGCGAATCCCCCCCCCACCTGGGGGTAGCCCGCCTGGCGGCCCTGGCCCGGCGTCTCAAGGACCGCTTCGCCGCCCTTGCGGTGGAGGTGCAGCCCCTGTCCGAAGAGGGCTACCGGCAGCTGTTCGCCGCCGGGGTCACCGGCGTCACCGTCTACCAGGAGACCTACGACCGCCGGGTTTACGCCCAGGTCCATCCGGCTGGCCGCAAGCGGGATTACGACTTCCGCCTTGCCACCCCGGCCCGGGCCGCCGCCGCCGGCATGCGGGAGGTGGGCATCGGCGCCCTGCTGGGCCTGGCCGATTGGCGGGCCGAGGGCCTGGCCATCGGCCTCCATCTGGCCTGGCTGCGGCGCCATTTCTGGCAGACCGCCTGCACCGTCTCCTTCCCGCGCCTGCGGCCGGCCACCGGCGAGTTCCAGGCTCTGGCCCCGGTGGGCGAGCGGGATCTGGCCCAGCTGGTCTTCGCCCTGCGGCTCTTCGATCCGGATGTGGGCCTGGTGCTCTCCACCCGGGAGGAGGCGCGCTTCCGGGACGGCATGATGGGCCTGGGCCCCACCCGCTACTCCGCCGGCTCCTGCACCGCTCCGGGCGGCTATTCTCAGCCGGAGCGGGCCGGCGAGCAGTTCGCCGTCGGCGACCACCGGTCGCTGGCCCAGGTAGCCGCCGCCATCCGGGCCCAGGGCTTCGACCCGGTGTGCAAGGACTGGGACAGCGCCTTCCAGGCGGCGTAGTCGCGCCGCGAATCCCCGGGGGTTCATCTGTCCCATAGGTCCTACAGGTCCCATAAGTCCCACGAGCCCAACAGGCAGCTCGGCGCCAAGACCCTTTTGACCCTGCACGCCAGGGCTCACCAGAACCGCAACCGCACAGCTCATACCCCCAAGGAGGAGCAGCATGGCCGATCTCAAGAAGATGTACACCACCATCCTGGGCGACCATTTTCCCATGGAGATGACCATCTCCTTCGGCGACCAGACCCTGGTCTACCGGAAGAAGACCTGGAAGATCCCCCAGGAGGACGGCACCATCGATGAGCGGGGGGTGCGCTACGGCGAGAACCCGGACCAGGAGGCCGCCCTCTATGAGCTGGTGAACGGCAACCTGGTGCTGGGGGGCTGCCAGTTCGTGGCGCCAGGCCACGGGCTGGTCTCGGCCATCGGCGTCGAGGACATGCTGCAGGTGGGCAAGCACCCGGGCAAGATCAACCTCACCGACATCGACAATGCCCTCAATATCGTGAAATTCCTCATGGCCAGCCCAGCGGCGGTGATCGTCAAGCACAACAACCCGTGTGGCGTCGCCCTGGGCGACTCCCTGGCCACAGCCTACCAGCGGGCCAACCGCGCGGACCGCATCGCGGCCTTCGGCGGCGCGGTGGTGGTGAACCGGGCCCTGGACACGACCACCGCCGAGGCCATGAGCGAGAACTACCTGGAGGTGGTGGCCGCGCCGGAATTCGAGGAAGGCAGCCTGGCGATCCTGGCCCGGCGCAAGAACCTCCGGGTGGTCAAGGTGCCCGGCATCGAGCGGCTGGCCGACTTTGTCCACCAGCGCTTTGTGGACTTCAAGAGCCTCATCGACGGCGGCATCATCGTCCAGCAGTCGCCGGTCAATGCGGTTCTCAGGCCGCAGGACCTCAAGCCTGCGGTGTGCGTGGTCAAGGGGCAGGAGCACCGGGTGGAGCGGGAGCCGGACGCCCGGGAGGTCGCCGACATGCTCTTCGGCTGGGCTGTGGAGCAGGGCGTCACCTCCAACTCGGTGATCTATGTCAAGGACGGCTGCACGACGGGCATCGGCACCGGCGAGCAGGACCGGGTGGGGGTGGCCCAGATCGCCGTCTACAAGGCCTACACCAAGTACGCCGACATCCTCTGCTTCGACCGCCTGGGCATCCCGTACGCGGACCTGACTCTGGCCATCGACAAGGGGGAGCGGGACCAGGCCGAAAAGGAGGAGATCGACCGGCAGGTCCAGGCCGACCGGGCCGGGCTGCCGGGCTCGATCATGGTCTCCGACGCCTTCTTCCCCTTCCGGGATGGGGCCGACGTGGGGATCCGCCAGGGGGTCTCCGCCATCGTCCAGCCCGGCGGCTCGGCCCGGGACTGGGAGACCATCCAGGCATGCAACGAGGCCCGGCCCCAGGTGGCCATGAAATTCACCGGCCAGCGGGCCTTCAAGCACTGAGCGCCCCGTCGCGCGGCATCGGTAGCGCGGGTGGTAGGGGCAAGCCCCATGGCTGCCGTAGCAAGGCCGGCGGGCAGCCACGGGGGGCTGCCCCTACCTGTTGGCCATTTTGCAGTGCCGGGTATCAGCGGGCGACCACAAAGGCCTGGGGATAGCCGGCGCCGCTCCAGGCCACCTCCGCTTCCCGGGCCGCGGCCAGGTGCCGGCCGGCATAGACCTGCACCCGGAAGAAGACCTGGTCGCCCCGGTCGTAGCGCTCGATAACCGCCTGACTGCCCGCCCCGGCCAGCTGCGCCCGCAGCCGCTCGGCATTGGCCGACTCCACGAAGGCGCCCACCTGGATATAGAACTCGCCGCGGTCGAAATCAGGCGGCGGCAGCAGCTGGGGAGCGCCGCCCGGCGCCCCCGGGGGAATCCCCTCCCCCAGAGCCGCGATGCGCACCCGGGCGGTGCCCCGGGCCACCACCCCCAGCTCCCGGGCCACCCCGTAGGAAAGATCCACCACCCGCTCCTTGACGAAAGGACCCCGGTCGTTGACCCGGGCCACCATCTCCAGGCCGTTGTCCAGGTTCTGGATCAGGAGCGGCGTGTGCATGGGCAGCGTCTTGTGGGCCACGGTGGGGCCGTACATGTCGTAGACCTCTCCACAGGCGGTACGCCGGCCGTGGGAGGGCTCGCCGTACCAGGACGCGACCCCTTCCTCCACGTAGCCCACCGCTGAGGGCAGGGGGTAGTACGTGCGGCCGTCGATGACATAGGGCCGCTGGGTTGCCGGGATGCGGCCGGTTGTTGGCGGCAGCCGGCTGGGGAGCGATGGGGGAGGAAGGGAGGTGGCCGGCGGCAGCGCCGCCGGCTTGTGGGTCGAGCAGCCGGCCAGGCCGGCGGCCAGCATGACACCGGCCAGAAGAACAAGACGCTTCATGGGCTGGACCTGGGCTAGAGGGCTTGCGAACAGAGCTGCTTGCCCGATTGTGCTCCATTCGCCGGCCGCTGGCAACCCCGCGTCCCGTGAGCCTTGACGGCCGCTGTCCCGCCGTATTGACAAAACCCGACCGCTGGCTATACTGCCGCCATGAGTCCGAGCCGCGCCCCTCACAAGACGAAATTCATCTTCATCACCGGCGGCGTTCTCTCCTCCCTGGGCAAGGGCCTGGCAGCTGCCGCCATCGGCGCCCTCCTGGAAAGCCGCGGCCTCAAGGTCACCTTCCAGAAGCTCGACCCGTACATCAACGTCGATCCCGGCACCATGAACCCCTTCCAGCACGGGGAGGTGTTCGTCACCGACGATGGCGCCGAAAGCGACCTCGATCTGGGCCACTACGAGCGCTACGCCCATGTCACCATGGGCCAGGCGAACAACTACACCACCGGCCGCATCTACAACGCCGTCATCACCAAGGAGCGCCGGGGTGAGTACCTGGGGGGCACGGTCCAGGTCATCCCCCATATCACCGACGAGATCAAGGCTGCCATCCGCAGCCTGGCCGACGGCATCGACGTGGCCATCATCGAGATCGGCGGCACGGTGGGCGACATCGAAAGCCTGCCCTTCCTGGAGGCGATCCGCCAGTTCCGCATCGACGCCGGCCGCCAGAACGCCATCTTCATCCACGTCACCCTCGTCCCCTATATCCGCACCGCCGGCGAGGTCAAGACCAAGCCCACCCAGCACTCGGTCAAGGAGCTCCGGGCCATCGGCATCCAGCCGGACATCCTTTTGTGCCGCACCGAGCAGCGCCTGTCCCGGGAGATCAAATCCAAGATCGCCCTGTTCTGCAACGTCGACGTGGATGCGGTGATCACCGCCCGGGACGTGGAGAGCATCTACGAGGTGCCCTTGTGCTTCCACGAGGAGGGCCTGGACAACAAGATCCTCGATCTGCTGAACGTCTGGACCGGGGCGCCACGCCTGGAGCCTTGGCGGGAGCTGGTGGACCGGATCAAAAGCCCCGGCCGCCAGGTCAAGATCGGCATCATCGGCAAGTATGTCGACCTGAAAGAGTCCTACAAGAGCCTGCATGAGGCCCTGGTTCACGGCGGCATCGCCAACGACGCCCGGGTGGAGCTCCAGTACGTCAGCGCTGAGGACCTGGAGGACAAGCCGCCGGAGGCGCTGTTGGCCGACGTCGACGGCATCCTGGTGCCCGGGGGCTTTGGTGGCCGAGGGGTGCGGGGCAAGATCAATGCCGTCACCTTCGCCCGGATGGGCAAGATCCCGTTTTTCGGCATCTGCCTGGGGATGCAGCTGGCGGTGGTGGAGTTCGCCCGCCACGTGGCCGACCTGCCCGAGGCCAACAGCCGGGAGTTCGATCCGGAAACCCCCCAGCCGGTCATCTACCTGATGCGGGAGTGGTTCGACTACCGCACCCAGGAGATCCAGATCCGGGACGAGCATTCCGACTTCGGCGGCACCCTGCGGCTGGGGGCGTATCCCTGCCGGCTTATGCCGGGCAGCCTCGCTCATCAGGCCTATGGCACGGATGAGATCTTCGAGCGCCACCGCCACCGCTACGAATTCAACAACCAGTACCGCGAGGCCCTGGAGGCCAGGGGCCTGGTGGTGAGTGGCGTCTCCCCCAACAACGAGCTGGTGGAGATCGTCGAGCTGACCGACCATCCCTGGTTCCTGGGCTGCCAGTTCCATCCCGAGTTCAAGAGCCGGCCCATGGCCCCCCACCCCCTGTTCACGGCCTTCATCGCCGCGGCCCTGCGGCGGCGCGGCGAAAAATGACCCTGGTCTCCCTGGCCGGCCGCCTGACGGTCGGTGCCGGCCAGCCGCTCCTGGTCATCGCCGGGCCCTGCGTTTTGGAAGACGAGGCCCTGGCCCGGGACATCGCCCTCACCCTCCGGGATCTCACCGCCCAGCGCGGCGTATCCTTCATCTTCAAGGCCTCCTGGGACAAGGCCAACCGCACCTCGGCCCAGGCCTACCGCGGCCCGGGCCTGAAGAAGGGCTTGGCCATCCTGGCCCGCCTCAAGGCCGATCTTGATCTGCCGGTCACCAGCGATGTCCATGAGCCGGCCCAGGTGCCGGCCGCCGCGGACGTGCTGGACGTCATCCAGATTCCGGCCTTCCTCTGCCGCCAGACCGACCTCCTGCTGGCCGCTGCGGCCAGCGGCCGAGTGGTCAATGTCAAGAAGGGCCAGTTTCTCGCCCCATGGGACATGCGCCACGTGGTGGCCAAGCTTGCGGCCGGGAGGTGTGATCGCATCTTCCTCACCGAACGGGGCAGTTCGTTCGGCTACAACAACCTGGTGGTGGACATGCGGGGCCTGGCGATCATGGCGGACCTGGGCTGGCCGGTCATCTTCGACGCCACCCATGCGGTGCAGCTGCCCGGTGCCGGTGACGGCTGCTCGGCTGGCGAGCGCCGGCATGTGGCCGCCTTGAGCCGGGCCGCGGTGGCAGCCGGCGTGGACGGCGTCTTTTTCGAGGTGCATCCGGACCCGGACCGGGCCCGGTGCGATGGCCCCAATTCGTTGCCCCTGGCCGAAGTGGGTCCACTGCTCGATCGCCTCCTGGCCATCCGCCGGGCGGTCCAGGAAGAGCTTCGGTGAGGACCCACGGAGACCAGCCCATTGACCAACGATCGCGGCCAACATCTGGTGTTCATCAGCCACAGCGGCACAGACACCTGGGTCGCCAAGCAGATCGCACGCGAGATCGCGGACCGCGGTGCAGTGCCCTTTCTTGACGAGGCGGAAATTGACGTCGGCGCCGATTTTGAGGACGACATCCTGTCCTTCCTGGAGAAAGCCGACGAACTGGTGGTGCTGATCACACCCTGGGCACTCGAGCGGCCGTACGTCTGGGCCGAGCTGGGCGCGGCCTGGGGCCGGCGCATTCCCATTGTAGGTCTCCTTCTGGGACTATCGGCAAGCGAGCTTCAGGCGCGACCGGGCGTTCCGGTCCTCCTCAAAAAGCGGGATCTGCTCACATTGAACGAGATCGACGTGTACCTCGGTCAACTCCGTGGCCGGATCCGGCGCCATCCCTGCAGTTCCGACGAGGGTGCCCCATGAGCGGACCTAAGGTCTTCATTTCCTACTCGCACGACGACACGGAGTGGGTTCGCAAGTTCGCGGAGGCGTTGCGGGATCAGAGTGTGGAGGTGTGGCTCGACACGTGGCAGGTGCATCCCGGCGATTCGATCTCAGAGGCCGTTGAGGCGGGCCTGCGGGGAAGCGACGCGATCGTGGCCATTGTTTCCGCAGCCAATGCACGACGTCCGGACTTGCTCTTCGAACTCGGCGTCGCACTGGGCACGGGCAAGCGCTTGATCCCCATCGTCGAGGCAGACCTCGACGCCTCGATCGTCCCCTTTGAGCTGCGCAGCCGCCGGTATCTCACCAAAGGCGCGCCCGGTGACGCTGCACGTGAGGTCGCGGAAGCTCTCCGGGGGAAGGCAGCGTAGCCTCGGTATCTCTTTGGGTAGCCGGCCAGGCCATGCCCCACGAATCCTACCCTTCTGACTGCGATGTCACCCGGGGCCTTCTGGCCATGGGCAACCGCCACCAGAGCGCCCTGCACCGGGGCCGCTCCATCCGCCTCTTGGCCCTGGACGTGGACGGCATCCTCACCGACGGCACCCTCTACTACGGCCCCGGCGGCCAGGAGTGGAAGGCGTTCCACGTCCGGGATGGCCTGGGCATCCGGCTTCTCCTGGAGGCCGGCCTTGAGGTCGCCCTCATCACCGCCCGCCAGTCGGAGGTGGTGGCGCGCCGGGCCGCGGATCTGGGGCTCACCCATGTCTTCCAGAGCGCCCGGCGCAAGAAGGAGACCTGCCAGACCCTGGCTGACCGCCTGGGCCTCGCCTGGTCCCAGATCGCCTTCATGGGTGACGACTGGCTGGACCTGGCCCTTTTGCGCCAGGTGGGGCTGGCTGCCACGGTGCCGGAAGCGCCCCGGGAGGTGAAGGAGGCCGCCCATTTCATCACCACCACTGGTGGCGGCCGGGGTGCGGTGCGGGAGGTCTGCCACCTTCTCCTGGAGGCGCAAGGCCTCGTCGCCGGCATCCTCGATGCCCTGCCCCGGTGATGCCAAGTCCCCTGCCAGTGCCCCCCTCGCGCCGCCGCGCTGACCTGCTTGTCGCCGCTGGCCGGCACGGCCACCCCTTTTCTCCCCTGCCAATCCGGTCCCAGCCTGCATGCAGCCCGGATTGAGCCGGCGCCCAGGCCTGCCCCTGGCGCTGGCCGCCACCATCCTCGCCACCGCCCTGCTCCGGAGCCCGCTGTCGCAGTTCCTGGCCAGGACCGCGGACCAGGCCGCCGCACCGCCAGGGACAAGCCAGCCCCAGCTGGCCATCAGCCGAGCCCATTTCGTCCTGGAGCGCCGGGACGGCGAGGCCTGGGAGCTGATCAGCGACCAGGCCGCCAGCACCGGCCCCGGCGGCGAAACCCTTGCCCTGGTCGGGGTGGAGGCCGTCTTCCGGCAGGCCGGCGCAGAGGCCCTGCGGGTCACCGCCAGCCGCGGCAGCTTCGAGACCACCCGGCAGGAGCTGCGCCTGGAGCCGGATGTCCAGGGCCGGGCCGCCAGCGGCTACCGCATCGAGACCCCGCTCCTCAGCTTCCTGGTGCGGGATCAGCAGATCGTGGGCGGCGGGCCGGTGTTGGTGGAGGGCCCAGGTTTTACCATTAACGGCCAGGGCCTTCTGTACCGCCTGGACACCGGCGCCCTCACCGTCACCGGCCGCCTCTCCTGCCAAGCCCGCTAGACCGGCCCGTCGGTCGGAGCCACCATTTTTGCAAGGCCGTCTCCGCCTCCATGCTTGACCGCCAGGTGTGTCCCGATTAGAATAGCGGGAACCGCAGGCCGCTGTTCCGTCTCCCGGCCCCGTCACTCCGCAGGCGGCTTTGCCGCGCCCATGATCAACCCTGGCATTAAGGATGAGGAAACATGAAAAAACTCAAGCTTCTCTATGTAGACGACGAGCCGGCGAGCCTGGACAACTTCCGCATCTCCTTCGGCAAGGAGTTCAACGTGCTGACGGCGGCCTCCGGCGAGGAGGGGCTGGCGGTGATGGCCGCCAACAAGGATGTGGCCCTGGTGGTCACAGACCAGCGCATGGACCACATGAGCGGGGTCGACTTCCTGGAGCAGCTCCAGAAGGACTACCCGGACACTGTCCGCCTGATCCTGACTGCCTTCACCGACACGGCGGAGATCCTCGATGCCATCAACCGCGGCCACGCTTTCCGCTATGTCGTCAAGCCCTGGGAGACCAAAGACCTGAGGGTGGTCCTCAAGCAGGCCGTCGACGCCTACCAGACGATCCTCAAGAACCGGGAGCTGACCCAGGCCTTCGAGGCCAAGACCCTGTCCCTGGACAAGCTCAAGGCCGAGTTGGAGGAGCGGGCCGCGGCCCTCAAGGGGTCCATGGAGGATCTGGATGCCAAGGAGGTGAAGTTCCGATCCGTCGTGGAGGCGGCCAGTGACGCCATCGTCACCGTGGACGGGGAAGGGCTGATCATGTTCTGGAACCAGGGCGCCACCGAGATCTTCGGCTACCCGGCGGCCGAGGCCCTGGGCCGTCCCTTTGTCGACCTTCTGCCCAAGGAAGATCGCAAGGCCGTGACCAAGATGCTCAAAAAGACCAGCAGCCGGAGCCGCGGCGGTGTGGATCGGCTGATGGATCTTCGCGGGGTGCGCAAGGACGAAAGCGAGTTCCCCATGGAGATGTCCGAGAGTCGCTGGCGGACCAAAGACGGCTCCTTCGTCACCCTGATCATCCGGGACATCTCTTCAAGGAAGGCCGCGGAAGAGGTGCTGCGGCAGCGCGAGGCGGAGCTGGAGACCCACACCCACAACCTCCAGGAGGTGAACGCGGCCCTCAATGTCCTTCTGGTCCGCCGGGAGGAGGACAAGCGGGAGCTGGAGGAGCGGGTGCTCACCAACGTCAAGCGGCTGATCATGCCCTACATGGAGAAGCTCCGGAACAACACCGAGCTGTCCAGCACCCAAACCGCCTATGTCACCATCCTGGAGACCAATCTCAAGGAGATCATCTCGCCGGTCACCGCCAAGATGGCGGCCAAGTACCTGGATCTGACCCCGAAGGAGATCCAGATCGCCAACCTGATCAAGGAGGGCCGCACCAACAAGGACATCGCCAAGGTGGTGCGGGTCTCCATCAACACCGTGCTCTTCCACCGCCACAACCTGCGCAAGAAGCTGGGCCTGCTCAACAAGAAGGCCAACCTGCGCTCGTACCTGACCTCCCTGCCCACCTGATCGGCCCGTGCCTGGCCGGGGCCCCGCCGCCCCGGCCAGGCGCCTTGCCAGCCTGGCCCAGCCTGGGGAAGATTGGGCCGCCGACCCCATGCGCCGCCCGGCCCCAAGCCCGCTCCTTCTGCCGATCCTGTTCTTCGCCCTCATGATCCTGGCGGGCACCGTGCTCCTGCACAGCCCCTGGAGCGCCGCCGGCAGCCGGATCGGCTGGCTGGACGCCCTGTTCACCGCCACATCCGCCACCTGCGTCACCGGCCTGACGGTGGTCGATACCGGCACCGCGTACAGCCCCTTCGGCCACGGGGTGATCCTGGTCCTCATCCAGGCCGGTGGCCTGGGCATCATGACCCTGACCAGCCTGATCTTCTATCTGTGGCGGCAGCGGGTCTCCCTCACCGACCGCATCGCGGTGGGGCAGAGCCTGCTGCACGATCCCAGCTTCCGCCTGGGCAGCTTCCTGGTGCGCCTGGTGCTCCTGACCGTGCTCATCGAGGCGGCAGGCGCCATCCTGCTGCATCTCCTGGCCCCCGCGGGCTTCCCTCCCTTCGCCGCCCTCTTCCACGCGGTCTCCGCCTTCTGCAACGCCGGCTTCTCTCTCTACGCCAGCAACCTCATGGACTGGCGCGGCGCCTGGGGCATCAACCTGGTGGTGATGGCACTCATCATCCTGGGCGGCATCGGCTTTTCGGTCCTGATCGAGGGTCAATCACTCTTGGCCAGCCGGCTGCGCCGGGAGTGGCCCCGCCGCCGTCCCTCCTGGTACGCCGGCGTCGTCCTCTCCACCTCGGCCTTTCTGGTGGTGGCCGGTGCCGGTGGACTGTACCTGAGCGAGCTCGGCGGCCAGCCTGCCAGCCGGCCCTGGGACGAGACCATCCTGGCCGCCCTCTTCCAGTCGGTGACCTGCCGGACCGCCGGCTTCAACACCCTGGACATCGGCCAGATGACCAACATCTCGCTGCTCATCATGATCATCCTCATGTTCATCGGCGGCGCCCCGGGCTCCTGCGCCGGTGGCATCAAGGTCACCACCTGCCGCACCCTGTGGGCCTTCACCAGGGCCCAGCTGCGGGGCCGGCGCCAGGCAGTCATCGGCCGCTTTGCCGTGAACAGCGCCACCCACAGCCGGGCGATCATCCTCTTCGTCTTTGCCAGCGGCATCATCAGTATTGCCGCCTTCCTCCTCACCGTGACCGAAGGCGGTACTGTTCCCCACCCCCAGGCCGGCGGCATCGAGCTGGACGTGCTCTTCGAGGCAGTGTCCGCCTTCGGCACCGTCGGCCTGTCCACCGGGCTTACCCCGAAGCTGAGCGTCGCCGGCAAGCTCATCATCACGGCCCTCATGTTCGTAGGCCGCCTGGGACCGATCCTGTTCGTGGCTGCCATGCAAAGCGTCCAGGAGCCGGAGCTCTTCACCTGGCCCGAGGACGACATGCTCATCGGCTGACCTTTCCTCCGGAGTCGAGGAGACCTCCTATGCCTGCCCCCCTGCAGATCGGCGTCATCGGCCTGGGCAAGTTCGGTTACACGTTTGGCAAGACCCTCATCAAGCTCGGACAGTCGGTGCTGGGGGTGGACAGCAACGCGGCCAACGTGGCCCGGGCGCAGCAGGTCTTCACCCAGGTCTTCCAGGCCGAGGCCAGCAACAAGAAGGCCCTGCAGCAGATGGGCTTCGCCGACCTGTCCCACGTGCTGGTCTCGGTGGGCGACTCCATCGCCGCCAGCACCATGATCACCATGTACCTCAAGGAGCTGGGCGTGCCCTCGGTGTGGGTGAAGGCCATCAACTCCGATCACGAGAAGCTCTTGCGCAAGGTGGGGGCAGACGAGGTGATCATCCCGGAGCACTTGGCCGCCAAGCAGCTGGCCAACCGCATCGCCAATCCCGGCTTCATCGAATACCTGCCGTTCGACCAGAAGATGGCCCTGAAAGAGCTGATCGTGGAGCATTGGGCTGGCAGGAGTCTGCGGGAGATCGACCTCACCAACCGCTTCGGTGTCCAGGTGGTCGCCATCCGCCAGGCCGCCGAGGAGACCTTCCGCTTCATTCCTCGCGCCAACGACCGCCTGGGCGCGGGAGACCGCCTGGTGGTCATCGGCGCCGCCGCCGCCCTGGCCAAGATCGAGCCCTGACGTCCGCCTCAGCCGTGCAGGTCGATATCCTGCACCGAAACCGGGCCGCTGACCGGCTCGGCGCTGGACAGCTGCTCGCTTTCCGGCACCGGGAAGCGGGTGGTGACCCTGGTGTACTCGCCTTCCACGCTCTCGATGATCAGCTTGCCATCGTGGTCCGTGACAATGCCGTGGCTGATGGCCAGGCCCAGGCCAGTGCCCTGGCCCGCCGGCTTGGTGGTGAAGAAGGGGTTGATGACCTTGTCGATGATCGAGGCCGGGATGCCGGTACCGGCGTCCAGGAAGCTGACGTCAATCACCCAACTGCCGTCGAGGTGCTTGAGCTCGCCGCTGATGGTCAGCTTCTTGTCGGGATGGGCGCCGCGGTACTTCTGATTCAGGGCGTAACGGGCGTTGTTGATGATGTTGATGAACACCTGCATGATCTGCTGGAAATTGGCGATCAGGCAGGGCAGGTCATCGGGAACCTGCAGATCCAGGACGATGCCATCCTTGAACAGCTGCGCGTCGGTCAGGGCCAGGGTTTCCCGGGTGATCTCATGCACCATGGCCAGGGTCTTGCCCCGATCGGTCTCCCGGGCAAAGGACAGCAGGCTGCGCACGATGTTGCTCACCCGGTCGCCCTCGTTCATGATCCGGAACAGCAGCTCTTCCGTGAGCGGTACCTCGGCCTCCAGCTCATCGATCAGAATCTGCGCCAAGTTGATGATGCTGTTCAAGGGGTTGTTGATCTCATGGGCGACGCCGGCCGCCAGCTCCCCCAGGGAGGACAGATGGCCGGCCCGCATGGCCTCGGTCTGCAGGGTGATGTCCTGGGCGATGAAGACCACGCCCTGGAACTCGCCCTGATCGTTGCGGATGGCTGCTGCCGACAGGAGCACCCGGATCTTCTTGCCACCCTTCGCCTGGTAGATCGTCTCCCCGGTGCCGCCGAACTCATGGATGGAGGCGTCGCTGAAGCCCAGCTCTTCGAAATAGCCCTTGGCAAAGATCATGGCCATGGGCTGCCCGAGCAGCTCCGCCTCGGAGTAGCCCAGAAGGTTGCAGGTGGCCTTGTTGACATGCTGGATAAGGGCATTGCGGTCGACCACGACCAGTGAATTGAGCATGGACTGGATGATGTTGTCCGTGTAGGCCTTGGCGGCGAGCAGCTCGTTGCGCGATTTCTTCAGATCCGAGG
The Thermodesulfobacteriota bacterium genome window above contains:
- the thiH gene encoding 2-iminoacetate synthase ThiH, producing the protein MPAASLAPAIPDFPALTARLAAVTPAQVDRTMASTGLTLERLAALLSPAAGHRLEEMAARSASLTRQRFGRTIQLYAPVYLSNYCANRCLYCGFSADHAIARRSLSLDEAEAEAEILRGRGFAHLLLVAGESPPHLGVARLAALARRLKDRFAALAVEVQPLSEEGYRQLFAAGVTGVTVYQETYDRRVYAQVHPAGRKRDYDFRLATPARAAAAGMREVGIGALLGLADWRAEGLAIGLHLAWLRRHFWQTACTVSFPRLRPATGEFQALAPVGERDLAQLVFALRLFDPDVGLVLSTREEARFRDGMMGLGPTRYSAGSCTAPGGYSQPERAGEQFAVGDHRSLAQVAAAIRAQGFDPVCKDWDSAFQAA
- a CDS encoding IMP cyclohydrolase — translated: MADLKKMYTTILGDHFPMEMTISFGDQTLVYRKKTWKIPQEDGTIDERGVRYGENPDQEAALYELVNGNLVLGGCQFVAPGHGLVSAIGVEDMLQVGKHPGKINLTDIDNALNIVKFLMASPAAVIVKHNNPCGVALGDSLATAYQRANRADRIAAFGGAVVVNRALDTTTAEAMSENYLEVVAAPEFEEGSLAILARRKNLRVVKVPGIERLADFVHQRFVDFKSLIDGGIIVQQSPVNAVLRPQDLKPAVCVVKGQEHRVEREPDAREVADMLFGWAVEQGVTSNSVIYVKDGCTTGIGTGEQDRVGVAQIAVYKAYTKYADILCFDRLGIPYADLTLAIDKGERDQAEKEEIDRQVQADRAGLPGSIMVSDAFFPFRDGADVGIRQGVSAIVQPGGSARDWETIQACNEARPQVAMKFTGQRAFKH
- a CDS encoding septal ring lytic transglycosylase RlpA family protein — translated: MKRLVLLAGVMLAAGLAGCSTHKPAALPPATSLPPPSLPSRLPPTTGRIPATQRPYVIDGRTYYPLPSAVGYVEEGVASWYGEPSHGRRTACGEVYDMYGPTVAHKTLPMHTPLLIQNLDNGLEMVARVNDRGPFVKERVVDLSYGVARELGVVARGTARVRIAALGEGIPPGAPGGAPQLLPPPDFDRGEFYIQVGAFVESANAERLRAQLAGAGSQAVIERYDRGDQVFFRVQVYAGRHLAAAREAEVAWSGAGYPQAFVVAR
- a CDS encoding CTP synthase, translated to MSPSRAPHKTKFIFITGGVLSSLGKGLAAAAIGALLESRGLKVTFQKLDPYINVDPGTMNPFQHGEVFVTDDGAESDLDLGHYERYAHVTMGQANNYTTGRIYNAVITKERRGEYLGGTVQVIPHITDEIKAAIRSLADGIDVAIIEIGGTVGDIESLPFLEAIRQFRIDAGRQNAIFIHVTLVPYIRTAGEVKTKPTQHSVKELRAIGIQPDILLCRTEQRLSREIKSKIALFCNVDVDAVITARDVESIYEVPLCFHEEGLDNKILDLLNVWTGAPRLEPWRELVDRIKSPGRQVKIGIIGKYVDLKESYKSLHEALVHGGIANDARVELQYVSAEDLEDKPPEALLADVDGILVPGGFGGRGVRGKINAVTFARMGKIPFFGICLGMQLAVVEFARHVADLPEANSREFDPETPQPVIYLMREWFDYRTQEIQIRDEHSDFGGTLRLGAYPCRLMPGSLAHQAYGTDEIFERHRHRYEFNNQYREALEARGLVVSGVSPNNELVEIVELTDHPWFLGCQFHPEFKSRPMAPHPLFTAFIAAALRRRGEK
- the kdsA gene encoding 3-deoxy-8-phosphooctulonate synthase, translated to MTLVSLAGRLTVGAGQPLLVIAGPCVLEDEALARDIALTLRDLTAQRGVSFIFKASWDKANRTSAQAYRGPGLKKGLAILARLKADLDLPVTSDVHEPAQVPAAADVLDVIQIPAFLCRQTDLLLAAAASGRVVNVKKGQFLAPWDMRHVVAKLAAGRCDRIFLTERGSSFGYNNLVVDMRGLAIMADLGWPVIFDATHAVQLPGAGDGCSAGERRHVAALSRAAVAAGVDGVFFEVHPDPDRARCDGPNSLPLAEVGPLLDRLLAIRRAVQEELR
- a CDS encoding toll/interleukin-1 receptor domain-containing protein, yielding MTNDRGQHLVFISHSGTDTWVAKQIAREIADRGAVPFLDEAEIDVGADFEDDILSFLEKADELVVLITPWALERPYVWAELGAAWGRRIPIVGLLLGLSASELQARPGVPVLLKKRDLLTLNEIDVYLGQLRGRIRRHPCSSDEGAP
- a CDS encoding toll/interleukin-1 receptor domain-containing protein; the protein is MSGPKVFISYSHDDTEWVRKFAEALRDQSVEVWLDTWQVHPGDSISEAVEAGLRGSDAIVAIVSAANARRPDLLFELGVALGTGKRLIPIVEADLDASIVPFELRSRRYLTKGAPGDAAREVAEALRGKAA
- a CDS encoding HAD hydrolase family protein, which gives rise to MPHESYPSDCDVTRGLLAMGNRHQSALHRGRSIRLLALDVDGILTDGTLYYGPGGQEWKAFHVRDGLGIRLLLEAGLEVALITARQSEVVARRAADLGLTHVFQSARRKKETCQTLADRLGLAWSQIAFMGDDWLDLALLRQVGLAATVPEAPREVKEAAHFITTTGGGRGAVREVCHLLLEAQGLVAGILDALPR